CGTATAGAAATTCATATTGTAGTAGACCATTGCAGTGGATATATAGGAGTTCCAAAACATAACTAAATCACTCCTTCGGGTATTTGAacataataatttattatataaaatatatatttttttgttgtttttcgaTATTAAAACTTAAAATCTCAAATACAAATGTTCTAAACTCTCCTCGTATAGACATTCTCCCCTAGAATTCAACACTTATTTTATAACATTATCAATCATCATGTTTGAACttgaaatcttaaaaataaaagctGTAATTTCTAGTCTTACTATCATTAGTCTATTGAGTTACACACTTGTTTTATAACATTATCAAACACCACGCTTAACTTTCAAAGCTTACAACTAAGaaacttaaaaaattaaattctatTTATTAAGTTTagcatttttaaaattaagtacTTATATTAATAATTGACAATATTGCATTTTCAGATAGTTTATAAAAATAGCTTATATAACTTATGattcaaataattaaatttttttatataataatttaaagtcttaaaatgtatttttaggtagtttataaaaataaattatataaattttgattcaaataattaaatttttttctatataatAATTCTAACAAAAAAACTAACttatttaagtaaaaaaaaaaaaatcacttttataatattttaaatgccCTTCCATGCATCTTGTAAATGATTTCAATTTACAACACATAACATATATTTTATACACTTAGTAAGATGCGAGTTTACCTTATAATTCCATGAATTAAAGATTACGCAGTTTAAGGCTTAAAATAATGTGAATAAAGTACTTTACGTAACTTAAGACTTATGTACTAATTTTTATGACTTATACATATTTTTCTTTACCGAgcttattaatttaatatatatatatatatatatatatatatatattgaataaagTTTATTGTGTAATACAAGGCGCATATCATATGAAGACTAAAGAGTAATAGAAGTCACATGCATAGCCTTAAGAAGCCTACTTTACcacctttattttaaatgattaatttTGACAATTTGATGCAAGATTATATCatgaaaatgaaattaaataGCGACAAAAAAGGATACTAGAAATGAGGTTGAGACTACACGTTATATATACTTTACTTTTACAACTAGACATCGAagctaaattttaaaattagactatacaattttaaaataaatattttaaaattttcttggtCTTGGAAATTATTGTTATCTTAAAAAATAGAAATTCAACACATCAATCCCCaagtattttttttgtttttgtcgaTTCATAATTTAAAGCTCGTTTACTTGTGAAAGatagtttttattttctaatttaagccttccaaaaaattataaaaatgctagtttatttttttcagtttttcaaaCTTCATATTAAATAGATAAAAAATAAACTATTCCTTttgctagaaaaaaaaaattttcattttaaattactagaattttaaaaaatcaaatattattttttatatttcaaaaattatatataaaaatatagaaaaaaaaaatgttctccAACCTTCTTATATAAAACTTAGAAAATTAAAACCAAATGTATttctttgtaattatttgaaaaaaatggaaatgtAACATAAAAACATTCTCCACAAGTAAATGGTGCccaaatttttaattattttccaattttttttatacaaatactacaaaattgaaaataagaTGGATTATTTTTGGTACgagccaatatatatatatatatacacacatacatgtaCATATAATATGTAAGTATTTTTCGTTATAGTAATTAGAGATCGGGCAAGCATGATGGTTGTgcaatatatttttatataataaattaattaaaatttttattttatttatgcttaCCTTAACAGGttaaatcaaatttattttatatatttgttaTGCACTTTCACAATACAGATAATCATAATTTGTTAGACAAATTTTGATTGAAATTTCAAGTTTATATGAATAAtttaaaatgttgaaaatttaaatgGATCAATATACTAAAAAGGAATTGTGGTTATGTATCAATTAATTGTTATTAGTCATTTCATATTTATGTCCAGCTTTGTTCTAACTTCTATGCAATAGTAAGTTTTTCTTATATTATCTTCATCATTGttttatctaatattttttttaaaaaaaataaaatagagaccGTAGTGAAAAAGAATATCTTATTATATatgtgtaataataataatggtgaaGATCCTACGAGAAGAATGATAAGAGTGAAAACCCATGTTAATTTGCATCATCATTACGTAATAAATTAAAATCACGTGCTCCTTCGGATCACCCCCATGATTTGTAACTAACACGTATTTCTACCTACAACCATGCAATTGACATCAATCTAATTATTAAcccaaatatatttatatatgacgCCAACTATCATTTATCACCAACAAATTCTTATCACTCTATGAACAAATAAACAAATGATGGTGGCCAACCACATGATCCGGCCGTAAAgcagatcattttttttttttcttttttaaacaCATCATGGGTTCGACGCTCAGCCTACACCCTCATACGTGATACAACCTAAGAAGTAAGaaccaaaattcaaaaaaaaattaaaaattcaataaaaaaaactaaactaagTTTGGAGAATGGAGACTGTACTCGATCGATCATGCTTATCACAAGAAGCAATGAACCGCCCCATCACCCCAAAGTCCACATCATTCTCCAAAGGCGTCAGGTTCAAATCCCAGCACAGCACCCTCCTGCTGTTCGATCTCTTCACCACCGGCACTCGCGGCGGCGGAGATGCCTCCTCAAACCCTTTAACGGGCAGCGGTGGATGCCGGTTGGTTTCGCCGCTCAAGGCGGCTCTGTGGCGCCTCATGTGGCCCCCCAGCGCCTGCCCGATCGAGAACTCCACCCCGCATATGGAGCACTCGTGCGTCTTGGGCTTCGAGGGGACGGGCATGCCCAAGTCGCCAGCCGGGTTCTGCAGGCCCATGAGTCTGGGTTTCTTGTGGCTGGCCCGGTGGCCTCCCAGCGCCTGGAACGATGGGAACTGCCGATTGCAGGTCTTGCACTCGAAGACTCGGATGGGCGAGTCGCGGCAGGGGGACACGAATGAGTCGCCACCGCGGGAGAGCAGCATGAGGCAAGTGGCCATGGTGGCGATGCTGTCGAACTCGGCGGCGTCGCCGCCATCTTCTCTGCTTCTCTTCATGGGCTGGTCTGGTATGGTGTGAAAAAAGTTAGCGTTGTTTGAAGGAAAGGGCTATAAGGGTTGGCGCTAGCGTTTAATATTTATAGGTTTATGAGGTGGAAACTTGGAATGGTGTTAGATGGAGTGAGACTTCGGATGGGTTTGAGTTTGACATTTTTGGATTGACTGGAATGCCCTTTATTACTTAGCGGACACGGAAATGGAGGAGTTTGTTTCGGTAATTGGTATTACGGGAGTGTAGGTGGGAGTAAAGCCGTCAGTGGGAACACGTA
This region of Malania oleifera isolate guangnan ecotype guangnan chromosome 10, ASM2987363v1, whole genome shotgun sequence genomic DNA includes:
- the LOC131165566 gene encoding zinc finger protein ZAT12-like — encoded protein: MKRSREDGGDAAEFDSIATMATCLMLLSRGGDSFVSPCRDSPIRVFECKTCNRQFPSFQALGGHRASHKKPRLMGLQNPAGDLGMPVPSKPKTHECSICGVEFSIGQALGGHMRRHRAALSGETNRHPPLPVKGFEEASPPPRVPVVKRSNSRRVLCWDLNLTPLENDVDFGVMGRFIASCDKHDRSSTVSILQT